Genomic DNA from Amycolatopsis alba DSM 44262:
TCCGGCCGCCGCCGTCACCACGACCACCTTGTCCCGCAGGAGATTCGCCCCCTCGGGGTACTTCGGCACCGGAATCACGGTCGCACCTCTCTCGGCAGGCCGAGCACGCGCTCGGCGACGACATTGCGCTGGATCTCGTTGGAGCCGCCGTAAATCGTGTCGGCCCTGGTGAAGAGGAAGAGGCTCTGCCAGGCGTCGAGCCCGTCTTCCGCGAGCATGCCCCGCGCGCCGCGGACGAGCATCGCCAGCTCGCCGAGGTCCCGGTGCCAGTTCGCCCAGACCAGTTTGGACACTTCGGCCACGCCGGGTGACGAGTCGCCCAGGGTGCGGATCGCCTGCGCCCGCATGACCTCCAAGCCGACCCACGCGCGGTCGATCCGCTCCGCGATCACCGGGTCGTCCGGCGCGATCCTGGTCAGTTCTTCGAGTTCCCGACGGAAGCCGACCTGCTGCCCGAGCGTCGCGACACCGCGTTCGAACGCGAGGGTGCCCATGGCCACCCGCCAGCCTTCACCGGGTTCGCCGACGACGAGGTCCTTCGCCGTGCGGGCGCCGTCGAAGAAGACTTCGTTGAACTCCGACGTCCCGGTGAGCTGCCGGATCGGGCGGACCTCGACCCCCGGTTGCCGCATCGGAACGAGCAAATAGGACAGTCCTTTGTGGCGTTTCGAGCCGGGTTCGGTCCTGGCGAGGACGAAACACCAGTCGGCCACGTGCGCGAGCGACGTCCACACCTTCTGGCCGTGCAGCACCCACTCGTCGCCTTCGAGGGTCGCGGTGGTCGACACCGCGGCGAGATCGGATCCGGCGCCGGGTTCGGAATAGCCCTGGCACCACAGTTCCTCGACGGCCACGATCGGCGGGAGGAACCGTTCCCGTTGCTCCGGCGTGCCGAACGCGATCAAGGTGGGCCCCAGGAGTTCCTGTGCCAGGTGACTCACCCGCGCCGGCGCGCCCGCTCGCGCGTATTCCTCGTGGAAGACGACCTGTTGATCCAGCGTCGCGCCCTGACCGCCGTGCTCGGACGGCCAGCCGACGCAGGTCCAGCCCGCCGCGGCGAGCCGCCGTTCCCACTCCACCCGTTCGTCGAAGGCCTCGTGTTCACGTCCCGGACCGCCCAAACCGCGCAGTTCCGGCGGCAGATTGTCCGCCAGCCAGGTGCGCACACGGTCGCGGAAACCGTCCTGAGCCACACATGCCTCCTCTAGCCAAACCAGAGCCTGCTGCGTAGGCTACCCTACCAAGCACTTGCTAGGGAGATTCGATGAGTGAGGGAACCATCCCGGCGGCGCTCGACGAGGCCGCGGAACGCTTCGCCGCACGAGAAGCACTCGTCGACGGCGAAGTCCGGCTCACCTATGCCGAACTCGCGCGGCGGGCGCGGCAGGCGGCACGGTTCTTCGAGGGCCACGAACGGGTCGCGATCTGCTCCCCCAACACCTGGCACTGGGTCGTCGCCGGGCTCGGCGCGCTGTACGCCGGCGCGACGCTCATCCCGGTGAACACCCGGTTCACCGCTCGCGAGACCATCGACGTCCTCGAGCGCGCGGAGGTTTCCGCGCTGGCGATCACCGGCACGTTCCTCGGTACGGACAGGCTGGCCGACCTCGGCACCTCCCTGCCCCGCACGGTGCTGCGGATCCCCGTCGAAGGCACCGAAGACCCGGTGGACGGCGTCGCGGAATGGGAAGTGCTCGCCGGCCTCGACAGCGATTTCGTCAGCCGCGTGGAGCCAGGCGACGTCAGTGACATCCTGTTCACCTCCGGGACCACCGGCCGCAGCAAGGGCGCGATGAGCAGCCACCGGCAGGTACTGAGCGTCGCCGAGGCCTGGGCGGACTGCGGTGGCCTCACCGCGGAAGACCGCTACCTCGTGATCAACCCGTTCTTCCACAGCTTCGGGTACAAGGCGGGGATCGTCGCCGCGGTGCTGCGCGGTGCGACGATGCTGCCGCAGCGCACCTTCGACGTCCGCGAAACCCTGCGGCTCATCGAATCCGAGCGGATCACCGTGCTCCCCGGCGCGCCGACGATCTACCAGGTGCTGCTGGACGCGCCCGAACGCGCGGACCACGACCTGTCCAGCCTGCGGCTCGCCGTCACCGGGGCCGCCACCGTGCCGGTCACGCTCGTGGAACGGATGCGGAAGGAACTGAGCCTCGACACCGTCCTCACCGCGTACGGCCTCACCGAAGCCGTGGTGGCCACGATGTCCCGTCCCGAGGACGACGCCGAACTGGTGGCGAACTACTGCGGCCGCGCGACGGCGGGCTTCGAGGTGAAGCTCGGCGAGCACGACGAAGTCCTGCTGCGCGGACCGAACGTGATGCTCGGCTATCTCGACGATCCCGAGGCCACCGCGAAGGCCGTCGATGCCGACGGGTGGTTGCACACCGGCGATGTCGGCGTGCTGAACGAACGCGGCTATCTGAAGATCGTCGACCGGATCAAGGACATGTACGTCTGCGGCGGGTTCAACGTCTACCCTGCCGAGATCGAGCAGGTGCTGAGCAGGCTGGACGGCGTCGCGGAGTCCGCCGTCGTCGGCGTGCCGGACGAGCGGCTCGGCGAGGTCGGCAAGGCCTTCGTCCGGACGCGCCCCGGAGCGGAACTGTCCACAGAGGACGTACTGGCGTATTGCAAGGCCGAATTGGCCAACTACAAGATTCCTCGATTTGTCGACTTCGTTGCGGAGCTTCCGCGAAATCTGTCGGGGAAGGTGCTGAAACGCGTGTTGCGGGAGGAAAACGGATGACCGTCGAGTACGAGCGACGCGGGCCGGTGGCCGTCGTCACGATGAACCGGCCGGAGTACCGGAACGCGCAGAACTCGGCGATGACCTACGCGCTCGACGCCGCGTTCGGCCGTGCCGTCGACGATCCCGAGGTCAAGGTGATCGTGCTGGCCGGGGCAGGCAAGCATTTCTCCGCCGGGCACGACATCGGGACGCCGGAACGCGACGTGGACGTCTCCTTCGAGCGCAAAGCGGTCCTCTGGTGGGATCACGTCGGCGCCGAGGGCGGTGACCAGCGGTTCGCCCGCGAGTCCGAGGTCTATCTCGGCATGTGCCGCCGATGGCGTGAGATCCCGAAGCCGACCATCGCGAGTGTGCAGGGCGCGTGCATCGCGGGCGCGCTGATGCTGGCGTGGGTGTGCGACATGATCGTCGCCTCCGATGACGCGTTCTTCGCCGATCCAGTGGTGCGCATGGGGATTCCCGGTGTCGAGTACTTCGCGCACCCCTGGGTCCTCGGTCCGCGCGCGGCCAAGGAAGTGCTGTTCACCGGTGAGCGCTTCACGGCGCAGCAGGCCAAGGAATGGGGCATGCTGAACCGCGTCGTCCCCCGCGCCGACCTCGAAACCGAGACCATGGCGCTGGCGGAGAAGATCGCGGTGATGCCGCGGATGGGGCTCGCGCTCGCCAAGAAGGCCGTCAACCAGGCCGAAGACCTGATGGGCCTGCGGTCCGGAATGGACTCCGTGTTCGGGCTGCATCATTTCGCGCACGCGCACAACGCCGAAATGTCCGGCGGGGATTCGCTGGGCGGGCAGGACGCGCGCTCGATGCGTGACGCGAACAGGACCTCGTGATGGATCTCGATCTCGACGAGCGCACGCTCGCCTTCCGCGACGAAGCCCGCGCCTGGCTCGCCGCGAACGTTCCCGCCGAGCCGCTGAAGTCGTTCGACACCGCCGAAGGATTCGCGCAGCACCGCGAGTGGGAATCCCGGTTGGCCGACGCCCGGTGGTCGGTCGTCTCCTGGCCACGCGAATTCGGCGGCCGGGACGCGAGCCTCCTGGAGTGGGTGCTGTTCGAGGAGGAGTACTACGCGGCGGGAGCGCCGCTGCGGGTCAACCAGAACGGCATCTTCATGCTCGCGCCCACACTGTTCTCCCATGGCACGGAGGAGCAGCAACGGCGCATCCTGCCGAAAATGGCGCGTTCGGAAGAGGTCTGGGCTCAGGCCTGGTCGGAACCCGAAGCGGGCAGCGACATCGCGGCTCTCCGGAGCACCGCGACCCGCTGCGACGGCGGCTGGCGGGTCAGCGGGCAGAAGACCTGGAGTTCACGGGCGACGTTCGCCGACCGGGCGTTCGGCCTGTTCCGCAGTGATCCGGAGTCGGTGCGGCACAAAGGTCTCACCTATCTGATGGCGGATCTGCGGTCCGAGGGTGTCACCGTCCGGCCGATCCCCCAGCTGGACGGTGAACCGGGGTTCGCGGAGATCTTCTTCGACGACGTCTTCGTCCCCGACGAGGACGTGATCGGCGCGCCCGGTGAGGGCTGGCGGGTCGCGATGACGACGGCGAACAACGAACGCGGCCTGTCCTTGCGCAGTCCCGGCCGGTTCCTCGCCGCGGCGGACAGGCTGGTCTCGCTCTGGAACGACGCCGGGCGCCCCGCGCACACCGCCGACAGGGTCGCCGACGCGTGGATCGGTGCGCGGGCCTACCAGCTGTACACCCTCGGCACGGTCACCCGGCTCGCGGGCGGCGCCGAGCTCGGGCCGGAATCGAGTGTCAACAAGCTGTTCTGGTCCCATCTCGACGTCGCCCTGCACGAGACCGCACTCGACGTACTCGGCCCGGACGCCGAGCTGCGGGGCCGCTGGAGCGACGGCTGGCTGTTCTCCCTGGCGGGCCCGATCTACGGCGGGACCGACCAGATCCAGCGGTCCATCGTCGCCGAACGACTGCTCGGCCTGCCGAAGGGGGCCCGATGAGGTTCGCGCTTTCCGTTGAACAGGAGCAGTTCTCCTCGAGCCTGCACGATCTGCTGTCCGATATGGACGCCGACACAGCCAACCGGTCCTGGGCGGCGGGTGATCACGGCCCCGGTCTCAAGATCTGGCGGCGGCTGGCGGAGCTCGGGGTGACCGCGCTGGCCGTCCCCGAGAAGTACGACGGGCTCGGGGCGACGCCGGTCGACCTGGCCGTCGGCTTCGAACGGCTCGGGTACCACTGCGTGCCCGGCCCGTGGACCGACACGGTGGCCATGCTGCCGTCGTTACTGGACGACGAGCTGCTGACCTCGGTCGCGTCCGGCGAGACGCTGGCGTCGGTCGCTTTCGCCCCCCATGTGCCGTACGCCTTGGATTCCGACGTCGCCGACGCGCGTATCGCCGTCGAGAACGGCAGGCTGCGTGCGTTCACTCCCGGCGATCTTTTGTCCTCTGTGGACGGTTCCCGGCGGCTGTTCCGGCCGGTGGCGGGAGACGACCTCGGCACGGCACTCGACGCGGGCCGTGCTTTCGAGCTGGGCTGCCTGGCCACCGCCGCGCATCTTCTCGGCGCGGGACGCTGGCTGCTCGACACGTCGGTCGCGTACGCCGCGCAACGCAAGCAGTACGGCCGGGAGATCGGCGGGTACCAGGCGGTCAAGCATCTGCTCGCCGACGTCGCGACCGGGCTCGCGCTGGCCGAACCGCTGCTGTTCGGCGCGGCCGTCACCCTGGATCCGCGCGACGTCTCGGCGGCCAAGGTGGCGTGCGGTGACGCCGCGCATCTCGCCGCCCGGACCGGGCTGCAGGTGCACGGCGCGATCGGCTACACCGCGGAACACGCGCTCGGTCTGCGGCTGACCAGGGTCCGCGCGCTGGTCGGCGCTTGGGGCACGCCCCGGTTCCACCGGGACCGGGTGCTGTCATGACGTTCACCGCCGAGCAGGACGCGCTGCGGGACAGCGTCCGGAAACTGCTGGACCGGGAAGCGGATCCCTGGCCTGAGCTGTGCGAACAGATCGGCGTGGCGGCGTTGGCCGTTCCCGAACGGTTCGGCGGGCTCGGCGCCGGGACGGCGGAACTGCAGGTGGTCGCGGAGGAACTGGGCAGAGTCCTCGCCGATGTCCCGTTCCTCGGTTCGGCCGTGCTCGCCGTGCACGCGGTCCTGGCCACCGGCGACGACGAGGCTTGCGAGCGGCTGCTCCCCCGCCTCGCCGAAGGTGCCATCGGCGCGGTGGCATGGACCGACGCCGAGGGCCGTTGGGACGCGCCGGCCTGCCGTGTCGCCGACTCCGCCGTGACGGGTGAGGCGCACTATGTCCTCCACGGTGACGAGGCCGAGATCCTCCTGGTGGTGGCCGATGGCTCGCTGTACGAGGTCACCGGCGCGCGGCCGCTGCGCACCCCTGCGATGGACGAAACGCGGCGGCTGGCGCGTGTGACCTTCGACCGTGATCCGGCCCGGCTGCTCGGCCCCGTCGACCTCGGCGCGCTGCGAGACGTCGCGTGCGCCGTCCTGGCCGCCGAGCAGGCCGGGGCCGCGGCGCGCGCTTTCGAGCTGACGGTGGAGTACAGCAAGCAACGTCACCAGTTCGGCAGGCCGATCGGCGGCTTCCAGGCGCTGAAGCACCGGATGGCCGATCTTCACGTCCTGGTGGAAACCGCGCGCTCGGCGGCCTACGCGGCTCCGGAGTCGAGCAGGCTGGCCGCGGTGGCGAAGGTCCACTGTTCGGAGGCGCTGGCGGCGGTGGCGGGCGAGATGATCCAGCTGCACGGCGGGATCGCGATCACCTGGGAACATCCGGCGCACCGCTACTTCAAGCGGGCGCACGGAGCTGCGCAGCTCTTCGGCTCGCCCGGTGACCACCTGGGGCGGGTGCGCCCGCCGATATCGTGAGCCGGTGGACTGCGCGATCTGCGCCAAGCATCGTGGCGACGGCACGCTCGTGGGACCGGTCGTCCGGGCGGACGAACTGGTCATTGTGTCGCACCGCCCTGGCGGGTTCGCCGGGTATCTGTTCGTGGAAACCCGGCGGCACGTGGCCGCGCTGGACGAGCTGACCCAGGACGAGGTCACGGCGGTTTCACGGGCTGCTTGGTGCGCGGCACGCGGCCTGCGGGCGGAGCTGGCTCCGGAGCACGTGTTCTCCGCCATCGCCGGACGGACTGTCGCGCATTTCCATCAGCACGTTTTCGCGCGGCATCGAGGAACCCCCTCGGAGATCGGGTGGATGGCCGGTCCTTCGTGGAGCGGTGCGCCGGTCATGGACATCGACGCGCTCTGTGACCGGCTGGCGAGCTACTTCTGATCCAGGAACCGGGTGACGGCCCGGACCCGGTCGCCGTCGATCGTGAGGACCATGAGCCCGGCGGGTATCTCGCCGTGGTGGCACAGGAACGCGGGCTGGTTGTTGGCCCGCGTCGGCGTCATCGTGAAGCCTTCGGGAACCGGAACCGCCATGGAGACGCGGAGGAAGCCGGCGATCGCTTCGAGGCCGTGGTACTCGTGCGGCGCGGGCGGCATGGTGAGCCAGGCGTCGTCGGTGAGCAGGCTGAGGACGCCGTCAAGGTCACCCGCGGTGAAGGCGTCGGCGAACCGCCTGGTCAGCTCGCGTTCATGAGATGAGGGCCGGTGCCCGGTGCCGCCGCGATGCTTGTCGAGCGAGGCTCGGGCACGCTGAAGGACGCCTTTGACCGCCGTCTCGGTAGTGCCGAGCATGCTCGCGACCTCACCGGCCGGGAAGCACAGGACGTCCCGCAGGACCAGCGCGGCTGCCTGCCTCGGTGGCAGGAGCTGGAGGCCGGTGACGAAGGCGAGTTCGATCGCCTCCCTGGCGGTGTAGCGCGCTTCGGGGCCGGGGTCGCTGTCGGCGACACATTCGAGGAGCTCGTCCGGGTACGGCTGTAGCCAGGTCACCTCGCCGCGGCGGCTGGGCTCCGGCGGGTCGAACGGCGGCACCGGCTCGGGTGGCCGGCGGCGGCCCGCGTCCCGCAGGGCGTTGAGGCAGCGGTTGGTGGCGATGCGGTACAGCCAGGTGCGCAGCGACGAGCGTCCCTCGAAACCGTCCAGGCCCCGCCAGGCGGCCAAGAGCGTCTCCTGAACCGCGTCCTCGGCCTCGGTGAGGGAGCCGAGGATCCGGTAACAGTGCAGGTGCAGCTCGTGCCGGTAGGTGGCGGCGAGCTCCCGAAAGTCCTGCTCGTCCGATGTCCTCACGAGCCGATCCTGTCACTTCGTGGCGCACCGTTCCGTTCCGGGCGGCGGTGGTGTCTGACGGAGTGAAGCATCGACGAAAGGAACCATCATGACCAGTCCGGCTTTGGACGTCGCGCTCTCCTACCACCGGGCGTGGACCGGCAAGGACTTCGAGAAGGCGATGACCTACGTCGCCGACGACATCGTCTGCCACACACCCGGCGGGCAGCTCTCCGGCGCGGAGGCGTTTCGCGGGTTCATGGGCCCGTTCACCGGGATCCTGACCGGGTCCACGCTGCTTTCCGCGTTCGGCGACGAAACGAAGGCGCTGCTGATGTACGACACGGCGACCCTGCCGGTGGCGAGCGCTCCCGGAGCCGAGCTGGTGACCGTTCGGGACGGGAGGATCGTGGAATTGCGGATCGTGTTCGATCGGGCTCCTTTCGATGCGGCGAGGGAGGCGGCTGCCGGAGCGTCGGCGTAGGACGAAGAGTCTGCGTAGGACGAAGAGCATGCGTAGGACGAAGAGCATGCGTAGGACGAAGAGCATGCGTACTCGAACAGGCGGGTGGGACTTGCTATCGCGGGGTCCGTCGATGATCACGCCGGATCCGGCAGAGGACCGTTCGCGTCAGGTCGGCACCGTCTCCGCCATCACCGCGCCCGAAGTGGACGGTGATGGCGAGAGGCGGGTGGCGCGGGGAGCGGATCCCCGCTGTGCCCTCGCCACAGGCTTTCCGGAAAGAACGGTGTCCTGCACGCGGTGTCCTGCACGCGGTCCTGCTCACAGTGTCCTGAAACATGGCATCGGCAGAACACGACATCTCTCACGACCGCACCGGCGCACGGGTTCCAAGCGACCCGGTGGCGCGCGTCCTGCCGGCTGCGAGGACGTTCGTGCCGGTCAGCAGGGCGGGGCGTCGTCCTCCGGCTCGGGCCGCGGGTCGTGGAGCGGTTCCGGTGCCGCGTCGTAGGTACGTCCGGACGGGGTGGTGATGGTCATGCCGCCATTGCCGGTGGGCACCACGGACCAGCCGGGCTCTTCCTTGAGCAGATTGTGGATCGTGCAGGCGCCGTGACAGTTATGGTGATTGGTCTTGCCGTCACGGGCCCAGGCGATGATGTGGTCGATCTCGGAGAACTCGGCGGGACGGTGACAGCCGGGATGAGTGCATTCCCGGTCCCGAGCTTTGATGAACCGGGCCAGCGAAGCCGGGGAGCGATACTGCTCTGCACCGGCTTCCAAGAGTTGCCCGGTCGCGGGGTCGGTGATCAACCGTGACCAGGTCGAGCCGGGGTCGGAGGCGATCTCTCGTACGAGCCAGTCGGGGATGGGCCCGTACCCGGCCAAGGTCGCGGGATCGTCGCGAGCACCGGCCAGGGTCAGGAAGTCGACGTACACATGGATATGCGCGCGAGGCTTGCCGTGACCGTCCTCGGCCAGCAGCCGTTCGGCGAAAATGTCCGCGCGATGCTGATCCAGGGTCCGGGTTTTGTCCTGCGCCCGGCGCGCCCGTGCGGCGCGGCTCATCGACGCGTAAATCGAACTCGCCACCTCGGACGGCAAATGGCCGGAAAGGGTGGACATCGTCTCGTCTTCGTGGTGCAACGAAATATGCCGTTGCGCGCGTTTCTTTTCCGCCCGCGCCTGGTAACCCGCCCGGTCGAACTTCTGCACCGCGCCGCTCACCGATCTGCCGATCGCCCTGGCATCACGCTTGGCGAGCCGTCCGGCCATGAACGCGTCCACCTGCGCGGCGATCTCGTCCGAGACCTCACGGGTCAGCTGACTGACCTTCGACGCCTTGTACAGGTCGATATCACCTTTCTCCAGCGCCGCCAACGTGTTCGGCAAGCGCGCCACGAGCGCGCAGGAGGTTTCGACCAGCAGGAAGGCTTGATTGCGAGAGACCGAGAAGCACAAGGCGAGCTCCTCGGTCACCGATCTTCGCGAACCACCCACCGCGGCGAACTCGGCTATGTACCGCACCTGACGACCCTGCGCCTGCCGAAGCGAAACTTCTTCGGCGTTGGCGGCATCGAGAAGGTGAGCGGCTTTCGGATTGAAAGCAAGAGTTGTGGTCATGACCATGATCATACTCGAACATGCGTTCGAGCGCCACGAATGAGACTGACACTCAGGAAGCCCACGTCCTGGCCGGCTAAGTGGTCAGCCCCGAATGTCCTTCGGGGGTTGATCACGCTGCCATGGCAACGGAGAATTCTTCTGGGTGATCGGCAGTATGCCGGTCGAGCCCGGCCAGCAGATCGTCCAGGTCGGAAGTGGTGAACCTCCACTGGAACGGCTGTGCTGTGGCGTTGTAGCGGTCTTCGAATGCCCGGAGCCGGTTTCGGACCTCGTCGAGGTCTGTGAAGTCGTTTGGGTGAGACGACCCTGCGCTGGACGATGGAGAAGACCTGTTTCGCACTGGCGTAGGGTTCGTTGCCCATTACCTGCTCGACCAGTCCCATGAACGGCACGATGCCTGTGCTCTGTTCGCAGCGGCCGAAGACCTCGGCCCGTTGGATGTCGTAGGCGGCCAGGTAGGCCAGGGTGGGATGGCAGCGACAGCGGGGGTCCTGGACCTGTACGCGCACATCTTCGACGGCACCCCGCTCGGAAAGTGCTGCCAGAAGCACGATCGTCGCCCGCCGGCGTGCCTGGTGCGGAGTCTTGTGGCCGTAGGCCATCTTCTTGAGCCAGTGGCGCTCGGCAGCGGTCAGTTCCAAGGGCACGGCGGAGCACACGGGCCGTCGGCTCGCCAGCGCCGCGGCCTGAGCATCGGGCCCGGTGAACCTTCCAGGTCAGAGCCACATTACTCGTCAGGCGTTGGAGTGAACACCGATGCCGCCGGAGACGGTGAGGTTGTCGCCGGTGATGTAGCCGGCGGCGTCCGAGGCGAGGAACGCCACGGCTTCGGCGATGTCGGCGGGAGCGCCAACGCGGCCGAGCGGGACGTCACGAGTCCAGGAGTCGATCATTTCCTGGGAGACGCCCATCTTGCCGTAGGCAGGGGTGTTGATCATTCCAGGGCTGACGGCGTTGACGCGGATGCGGCGGGGGGGGCGAGTTCGAGCGCGAGGGACCGCATGAGGGGCAGCAGAGCCCCCTTGGCGGCCGTCATCGCGGCCCCGAGCCCTTCACCGGCGCCCACGGTGAACACGACCGAGGCGCCCGCGTTGAGGAGCGGGAGCGCCCTTTGCAGGGTGAAGAAGTTGCCCTTGACGTTGATGTCGAACAGGGCATCGAAGGCGTCTTCGTCGGTCGACTCGATCGAGCCGGGACGGGAGATGCCCGCGTTGAGGAAGAGCAGGTCGAGGGAGCCGAATTGCCGGCGCGCCTGGTCCATCGCCTGGTCGATATCCGGCAGGGACCGTGCGTCGGCCCGGACGATCACGACGTCTTCGGGAAGTCCGGCGTTGGCGACATTGCCGACGCCGGTGACCATGACGCGATAGCCGCGGGAGTGGAGCAGTTCAGCGGTCGCCTTGCCGATGCCGCTGGTTCCACCGGTGATCAAAGCTGCAGGTGCAGACATGGTGCGTTCCTTTGCGTGTTCCTGGGACGTAAGGGATAAGCGGTTCCGACCCATAGGGCGACGGGGCCGTGCCACGAGGACCACCATTGGTAGCGTACGCCAGATTGGCAGTCGCTGCCAAGTATGATGTGAG
This window encodes:
- a CDS encoding acyl-CoA dehydrogenase family protein; translation: MAQDGFRDRVRTWLADNLPPELRGLGGPGREHEAFDERVEWERRLAAAGWTCVGWPSEHGGQGATLDQQVVFHEEYARAGAPARVSHLAQELLGPTLIAFGTPEQRERFLPPIVAVEELWCQGYSEPGAGSDLAAVSTTATLEGDEWVLHGQKVWTSLAHVADWCFVLARTEPGSKRHKGLSYLLVPMRQPGVEVRPIRQLTGTSEFNEVFFDGARTAKDLVVGEPGEGWRVAMGTLAFERGVATLGQQVGFRRELEELTRIAPDDPVIAERIDRAWVGLEVMRAQAIRTLGDSSPGVAEVSKLVWANWHRDLGELAMLVRGARGMLAEDGLDAWQSLFLFTRADTIYGGSNEIQRNVVAERVLGLPREVRP
- a CDS encoding FadD3 family acyl-CoA ligase; protein product: MSEGTIPAALDEAAERFAAREALVDGEVRLTYAELARRARQAARFFEGHERVAICSPNTWHWVVAGLGALYAGATLIPVNTRFTARETIDVLERAEVSALAITGTFLGTDRLADLGTSLPRTVLRIPVEGTEDPVDGVAEWEVLAGLDSDFVSRVEPGDVSDILFTSGTTGRSKGAMSSHRQVLSVAEAWADCGGLTAEDRYLVINPFFHSFGYKAGIVAAVLRGATMLPQRTFDVRETLRLIESERITVLPGAPTIYQVLLDAPERADHDLSSLRLAVTGAATVPVTLVERMRKELSLDTVLTAYGLTEAVVATMSRPEDDAELVANYCGRATAGFEVKLGEHDEVLLRGPNVMLGYLDDPEATAKAVDADGWLHTGDVGVLNERGYLKIVDRIKDMYVCGGFNVYPAEIEQVLSRLDGVAESAVVGVPDERLGEVGKAFVRTRPGAELSTEDVLAYCKAELANYKIPRFVDFVAELPRNLSGKVLKRVLREENG
- a CDS encoding enoyl-CoA hydratase gives rise to the protein MTVEYERRGPVAVVTMNRPEYRNAQNSAMTYALDAAFGRAVDDPEVKVIVLAGAGKHFSAGHDIGTPERDVDVSFERKAVLWWDHVGAEGGDQRFARESEVYLGMCRRWREIPKPTIASVQGACIAGALMLAWVCDMIVASDDAFFADPVVRMGIPGVEYFAHPWVLGPRAAKEVLFTGERFTAQQAKEWGMLNRVVPRADLETETMALAEKIAVMPRMGLALAKKAVNQAEDLMGLRSGMDSVFGLHHFAHAHNAEMSGGDSLGGQDARSMRDANRTS
- a CDS encoding acyl-CoA dehydrogenase family protein gives rise to the protein MDLDLDERTLAFRDEARAWLAANVPAEPLKSFDTAEGFAQHREWESRLADARWSVVSWPREFGGRDASLLEWVLFEEEYYAAGAPLRVNQNGIFMLAPTLFSHGTEEQQRRILPKMARSEEVWAQAWSEPEAGSDIAALRSTATRCDGGWRVSGQKTWSSRATFADRAFGLFRSDPESVRHKGLTYLMADLRSEGVTVRPIPQLDGEPGFAEIFFDDVFVPDEDVIGAPGEGWRVAMTTANNERGLSLRSPGRFLAAADRLVSLWNDAGRPAHTADRVADAWIGARAYQLYTLGTVTRLAGGAELGPESSVNKLFWSHLDVALHETALDVLGPDAELRGRWSDGWLFSLAGPIYGGTDQIQRSIVAERLLGLPKGAR
- a CDS encoding acyl-CoA dehydrogenase family protein encodes the protein MRFALSVEQEQFSSSLHDLLSDMDADTANRSWAAGDHGPGLKIWRRLAELGVTALAVPEKYDGLGATPVDLAVGFERLGYHCVPGPWTDTVAMLPSLLDDELLTSVASGETLASVAFAPHVPYALDSDVADARIAVENGRLRAFTPGDLLSSVDGSRRLFRPVAGDDLGTALDAGRAFELGCLATAAHLLGAGRWLLDTSVAYAAQRKQYGREIGGYQAVKHLLADVATGLALAEPLLFGAAVTLDPRDVSAAKVACGDAAHLAARTGLQVHGAIGYTAEHALGLRLTRVRALVGAWGTPRFHRDRVLS
- a CDS encoding acyl-CoA dehydrogenase family protein, producing the protein MTFTAEQDALRDSVRKLLDREADPWPELCEQIGVAALAVPERFGGLGAGTAELQVVAEELGRVLADVPFLGSAVLAVHAVLATGDDEACERLLPRLAEGAIGAVAWTDAEGRWDAPACRVADSAVTGEAHYVLHGDEAEILLVVADGSLYEVTGARPLRTPAMDETRRLARVTFDRDPARLLGPVDLGALRDVACAVLAAEQAGAAARAFELTVEYSKQRHQFGRPIGGFQALKHRMADLHVLVETARSAAYAAPESSRLAAVAKVHCSEALAAVAGEMIQLHGGIAITWEHPAHRYFKRAHGAAQLFGSPGDHLGRVRPPIS
- a CDS encoding HIT family protein yields the protein MDCAICAKHRGDGTLVGPVVRADELVIVSHRPGGFAGYLFVETRRHVAALDELTQDEVTAVSRAAWCAARGLRAELAPEHVFSAIAGRTVAHFHQHVFARHRGTPSEIGWMAGPSWSGAPVMDIDALCDRLASYF
- a CDS encoding RNA polymerase subunit sigma-70; this translates as MRTSDEQDFRELAATYRHELHLHCYRILGSLTEAEDAVQETLLAAWRGLDGFEGRSSLRTWLYRIATNRCLNALRDAGRRRPPEPVPPFDPPEPSRRGEVTWLQPYPDELLECVADSDPGPEARYTAREAIELAFVTGLQLLPPRQAAALVLRDVLCFPAGEVASMLGTTETAVKGVLQRARASLDKHRGGTGHRPSSHERELTRRFADAFTAGDLDGVLSLLTDDAWLTMPPAPHEYHGLEAIAGFLRVSMAVPVPEGFTMTPTRANNQPAFLCHHGEIPAGLMVLTIDGDRVRAVTRFLDQK
- a CDS encoding nuclear transport factor 2 family protein gives rise to the protein MTSPALDVALSYHRAWTGKDFEKAMTYVADDIVCHTPGGQLSGAEAFRGFMGPFTGILTGSTLLSAFGDETKALLMYDTATLPVASAPGAELVTVRDGRIVELRIVFDRAPFDAAREAAAGASA
- a CDS encoding HNH endonuclease signature motif containing protein: MTTTLAFNPKAAHLLDAANAEEVSLRQAQGRQVRYIAEFAAVGGSRRSVTEELALCFSVSRNQAFLLVETSCALVARLPNTLAALEKGDIDLYKASKVSQLTREVSDEIAAQVDAFMAGRLAKRDARAIGRSVSGAVQKFDRAGYQARAEKKRAQRHISLHHEDETMSTLSGHLPSEVASSIYASMSRAARARRAQDKTRTLDQHRADIFAERLLAEDGHGKPRAHIHVYVDFLTLAGARDDPATLAGYGPIPDWLVREIASDPGSTWSRLITDPATGQLLEAGAEQYRSPASLARFIKARDRECTHPGCHRPAEFSEIDHIIAWARDGKTNHHNCHGACTIHNLLKEEPGWSVVPTGNGGMTITTPSGRTYDAAPEPLHDPRPEPEDDAPPC
- a CDS encoding SDR family oxidoreductase, translated to MINTPAYGKMGVSQEMIDSWTRDVPLGRVGAPADIAEAVAFLASDAAGYITGDNLTVSGGIGVHSNA
- a CDS encoding SDR family NAD(P)-dependent oxidoreductase, giving the protein MSAPAALITGGTSGIGKATAELLHSRGYRVMVTGVGNVANAGLPEDVVIVRADARSLPDIDQAMDQARRQFGSLDLLFLNAGISRPGSIESTDEDAFDALFDINVKGNFFTLQRALPLLNAGASVVFTVGAGEGLGAAMTAAKGALLPLMRSLALELAPPAASASTPSALE